The genomic window TTGTACCCATAGTAGAAGATATGTTGACTGGGAAGTTAAAGCTTCTCTTCAATGTGGACAGTCATTGCCTAATGGATTGATTGCGATTAATTTACCGTATATGGGTTCGAAAGGATTGTTGCCGCCTAGAGTGGAAGAAAATATAAGCAAAAACTCAAATAAACAGGATACTGGATACGCTAGATATTATACATATCCAAGTAGTAATGAACAATTAGAGGCATGGATAGAAGATGCATATAATGCAAGAACTCAAAGAGCACATTTAATTAAAAATACAAATGTAATGATGAAATATAATTCGAGGTGTAAAACACATAATAAAACACATTAAGTGATTTAATGAATATAGTCGATAAAAATATTAATTATGTTTTGATTTTTTATAAAGTGAAGATGAAGAAGGTGTTTTAGCGTTAGGTAATTAAAAAAT from Hominilimicola fabiformis includes these protein-coding regions:
- a CDS encoding TIR domain-containing protein — encoded protein: MRKVFVSYYHGDQQEVNKFVNDFSNVCIFKTVGVKEGDFTFDSNNPQYIMRKIREDKLEDSTVTIVLVGSCTHSRRYVDWEVKASLQCGQSLPNGLIAINLPYMGSKGLLPPRVEENISKNSNKQDTGYARYYTYPSSNEQLEAWIEDAYNARTQRAHLIKNTNVMMKYNSRCKTHNKTH